One genomic window of Candidatus Zixiibacteriota bacterium includes the following:
- a CDS encoding DUF2892 domain-containing protein: MTLEHSIRILAGTLILASVALAYFVSPWWHLVTIFVGFNLVQSSFTKFCPAEMIFKKLFFSGRKEYSGQTENA, translated from the coding sequence ATGACACTTGAACACAGCATCAGGATTTTAGCCGGAACGTTGATTCTGGCTTCGGTCGCCCTGGCTTACTTCGTCTCGCCCTGGTGGCATCTGGTGACGATTTTCGTTGGATTCAATTTGGTCCAGTCTTCGTTTACCAAATTCTGTCCGGCCGAGATGATTTTCAAGAAGCTGTTCTTTTCAGGTCGAAAAGAATATTCAGGTCAAACCGAAAACGCATGA